Proteins encoded together in one Triticum dicoccoides isolate Atlit2015 ecotype Zavitan chromosome 7B, WEW_v2.0, whole genome shotgun sequence window:
- the LOC119340609 gene encoding uncharacterized protein LOC119340609: MPSTNPSSSSSAGDISDAAAAAALSRPAAYRVTSSLLTQDAVDALCRKHGVPTAYTARPAGDRRAFTPPPERAVCLYAHALEAGVRLPLHSFFSKVLTHFNLAPGQLVHSGWRVLVGFVVFCRDAGVKPSTTVFRYFFSLVTYKSGCWYGFRADHDDRKLFTGYCLESEETWKGRFFFLTSPEPWPCPVLWAERPSKYKYSSSVPERVLTSRQKRMAAKLLGARSTAVDLRTYLSDTKLAEVFSSSIASPPPGPALHSTGGKGTDSSAATVKPEPDGDAPTVSLKKRKHEEAAMAKDDLCRSEQSTPHAAHGCSASASGLGAPPGFDPKARHLPVPDTHDGDSADWEAAKKVLECITTPSRERGFAAATPSDVVASSYSAMLQAANYASFSFGYALELEKKLAARDKENAALRLQLESAKAELTAAKRAAEGR; this comes from the exons ATGCCTTCCACCAatccctcctcctcctcatccgccggcGACATcagcgacgccgccgccgccgccgccctctcgaGGCCCGCCGCATATCGGGTCACCTCGTCCCTCCTTACCCAGGACGCGGTCGATGCCCTGTGCAGGAAGCACGGCGTGCCGACCGCCTACACCGCGCGCCCCGCTGGCGACCGGCGCGCCTTCACTCCGCCTCCAGAGCGGGCCGTGTGCCTGTACGCGCACGCTCTCGAGGCCGGGGTGCGCCTCCCGCTGCACAGCTTCTTCTCCAAGGTGCTCACCCACTTCAACCTCGCGCCAGGCCAGCTCGTGCATAGCGGGTGGCGCGTCCTTGTGGGGTTCGTGGTGTTCTGCCGCGATGCCGGCGTGAAGCCATCGACGACCGTATTCCGCTACTTTTTCTCGCTGGTCACATACAAGTCCGGGTGCTGGTACGGCTTCCGAGCTGACCACGACGACCGCAAGCTCTTCACTGGGTATTGTCTGGAATCCGAGGAGACGTGGAAGGGCAGGTTCTTCTTCCTGACATCGCCGGAGCCATGGCCCTGCCCCGTGCTTTGGGCCGAGCGGCCGTCGAAGTACAAGTACTCCAGCAGCGTCCCTGAGCGAGTGCTCACAAGCCGGCAAAAGAGAATGGCGGCAAAGCTACTGGGCGCACGCAGCACCGCGGTTGATCTCCGGACTTACCTCTCTGATACCAAACTTGCAGAGGTTTTCTCTTCCAGCATCGCCTCACCACCGCCCGGACCTGCCCTTCATTCCACTGGCGGCAAAG GCACGGATTCGTCCGCGGCGACTGTGAAACCTGAGCCGGACGGCGACGCGCCGACGGTGTCCCTGAAAAAGAGGAAACACGAGGAGGCAGCTATGGCAAAAGACGACCTTTGCCGTTCTGAGCAGAGCACGCCGCATGCTGCCCATGGCTGCTCGGCCTCCGCATCCGGCTTGGGTGCCCCGCCAGGTTTCGACCCGAAGGCACGGCACCTGCCCGTGCCCGACACACACGACGGCGACAGCGCCGACTGGGAGGCCGCGAAGAAGGTGCTAGagtgcatcaccacgccgtcgcggGAGCGTGGGTTCGCCGCTGCAACGCCCTCCGACGTCGTCGCGTCGAGCTACTCCGCAATGCTCCAG GCCGCGAACTACGCGTCATTCTCCTTCGGCTATGCACTGGAGCTGGAGAAGAAGCTGGCTGCGCGGGACAAAGAGAATGCCGCTCTACGATTGCAGCTGGAGAGCGCCAAGGCCGAGTTGACCGCGGCGAAGCGCGCAGCGGAGGGGAGATGA